The genomic segment TCCGGATCCATACCATGCGCACTAATTTTCAGGCCTTGGCTGTTATCAAGTCGATATTCAAAACCTTTGTAAGGTGCATGAATAAATGGCCAAAGCGGTACCTTAGGAACCAAGTCTGCACCATGGGTACAACGGTGGATTTTATTTAATCGATTAGTGTTTTTGTTGGCAAAGCTTTGCTGACCCACTCTCGGCGCACCAAAAGTGTATAAGTTAACGTTCGATGAATAGTTGCTTAAAGCTGCCCAATCCGCCGTTAACGATGCTAAGGCACCACCTAAACTGTGCCCGACACAATGAACAGCTTTTCCAGGATTTGCCGTACGCCATTGGTCTAAAAAGGTTTTGAATTGAGGACGTAAAGAGTTAAATGCATTATTAAATCCTGCATGGACAATTTGCCCACCTTCACTCGATGTTAAGCCTATTTGAGCATTGGTAGACCAATCAGCAATAGAGTTAAACTGAGTACCTCGTATTGCAATAACAGCATCTCCTTGATACTGACCTTTACCCACTCCCATAGCAGCAAAACCGGAATGGCGATTCATTACAAATCCTCCCGTTTTACCAATACCTTTAGCTTGAAAGTCATAATGATTATTAATGTAGGCATTTCCGAATTTAGTTCTACCGCCAAATTCAGATTGCATATCAATGAGTGAGTACGTCGCTTGCGATAATTCTGCCGCAAGTTTTGGAGATAAAATAGGCATTTAACAATCCTTGTAAATGTTTAATTTAACTAATTTAAGGGTTTAATACTTACCATGAATTTTACGTTTTTCTACTTCAATTTTTTCTAGTTCAGGCCAGCGACAAATGCTGTCAATTTCATATCTAACGACGCCTTGCTCGTAGCTGTCGTTAATAACATGATGAACCATTTCTTCCTCTGTAAGCTCACAATTCAGCGAAGCCAGACGTTCTTGAAAATAGGGACTGTGTTTTATCCCTCTGGATTTTGTAGCCCATATATAAGGATCTTGATATTCCTCATAGCGATCGTCTTCAACACGAATAATTTGAGAGATAATATTGGTAGAAAATAAACCATTTGGATGCGTTGACTGAATGACAATCTCAGGAAAGCTAAACTCACCATTGCTGCCAGTCGTAGTGTAATCATAAACACCATCTTCCATGACATTGATATAGAGGTAGCCTCGACGTAATTTAAGACCTTCTACAGGCTTACCGTTAAGTGTTATTTTTCCTGATACCGCTGGGAAAACTTCAACATCGACTGCTTTTTTGAATATACCCAACACAGTTCCCTCCGAGTGACTGCTGACAACCAGCATCAGTAAACAGCTGACTAATGCCGCAAATACAGTGAATTTTTTCATGTATTTAATGTCCCTTGCAATGGCGTCATATTCTGATTCAAGGCGCTAATTATAAAGAATTTAAAATGTGGATTGTATTATCACAATTAACTATATAGGTATGAATTTACATATTAAAGGCAAGAGGCTTACCCTAATGAGTATTACAAATAGATGAATAAATAGGCTAGTTATATAAGGCAGGTTAACAGCTTAAAATAAATAATATCCCCCCATGACCATTTTCCAAAAAGCCAAGGTGAAACGGTACTTAAAACAGTAAAGCGAAAGCATCAATGATAAAACTTGTATTTGCACTCTCGCCAACAGCGGCTCAACTTACAAACTGACTCATTTATTCAATAAAAACGTCATTGGAATTGCTAGTCGCTCAGCCCAGTCATCCTCAGTATGAGCCTTACCTTTAAAAAAGTGGCTTTGCCATAGCTCTTTATCATACTCAGCAGCCTCAAACAGTTTATCCACATCAGCTTGAAGTGGCGGATACATAGCATCAAGGGTTTGATCGCCATAATCAAAATACAATTTCACTTGAGGTTTAGTGGCAATTTGCTTAGCTAAATACTGATTAAACACCTGTGGTATCGGGTTATTTTCTGTAGCAAAAGAGCCTGGCCAATGAGTCGATAAACAAGCGGCACCGCCAAATATATTCGGGTACTCTAACGCCGTATACCAAGAGATTAACCCTCCCATACTTGAGCCCATAATAAAGGTATTTTGCTTATCTGTTGCGACCTTGAAGTGAGTATCGATATAGGGTTTTAGCTCAGTAACGATAAACTCAGCATACTTATCAGAATACACCGCCTGCGCTAATAGCTTTTCAGTTTCATTGCGCTGGGTTTGATACAAACTTGTTTGGGTATCTTCACTTAACGACTCAAACGGCTTTTGCGGAAAATATTCGCTATGGCGAGACTGCTCTGCATTATGAATACCCACCACGATAAAAGGCTTAATATCTTTATTTTTATTAAGGTTTGCAGCGGTTTCATCCACTTCCCACGCTGTACCATTCCACGACTGAGTGGCATCAAATAGCACCTTGCCGTCATGCATATACACCACGGCATAAGGAGCCTTAGCAGGGTAATCTTCAGGTAACCACACATCAATAGGGCGTGGTTTTATAAGGGTAAATTCAATGTGTTTTTCATCAAAACGTTGTAATGTCCCTTGGCTGACAGCAGGTAATGACTTTTGTGAAAATTCAGGAGCTGCACCAGTCTTAGATTCAATATTGACTGCCGCTGCGCTGTATGACAAAAAAGATAACACTACAGTCACTAACAGAGGCGTCGTCACCTTAATAAAAGACGTAGAACCATTATTCTTGTTTAGCTTAAAAGCCATATTGTTTTCCCTTACAACACGATTGATTACCTATAACAAACATAGAAATACATTAATTCAATTAAAAAAATAACACTAGCTAAATTAGCCATGCTTTAAGCTAGTTAGTAATGTCGTCCTAGTTTGAAGTGTCGTGTTACGGCCACAGCCTAAGCCGAACATAGCAGCGATGATACATCTCACTCCATAAAGCCATAATGCGGTCGTATAATTACCTAATAACGAAAATGCATCCCCCACCAACGTAGGGTCAATGACCAAAACAATATGCAGTGAGTAAACCTACATTAGCGGGTTTGGTAAAAAAGGAAGTGGGGATTAGCGATAGAATGTGGTGCAAAAATTTACTTATAAATTGTCGCACTGAAGGCATTTCCTCAACACCAAATCAGTGCAACATATATCAGAAAAGCTCGGTTACGAATCAGTGAGTGCTTTTATCACCATGTTCAAAAAGCACTGTCAAAATCATCCAAGCGATATATGAAAGAGCTAGCACAATAATGATATTGCCGACTTTTCAGTTTGCTACTTGTTTAAAAATGACAATAACCAACTATGAATCGCATAACTGTATTTAGTCGGTATTTTATAAGCGAGTCTCTCTGAGCCTTTGCGTGTTATCAAATAAGTTATTTTAGCCACATTAACCACGCCAATCACTTCAGATAATGGGTATTTCCTCGCACCAAATAGGCTTGTTTTGACAATCAAATTACCATGGTCAATTTTTAAGTGATTTGGTACATAATTTTTAATGATAAGAAAGCTAATACCGAATGAAAAGTTGAAAGCTAATAAGTACTGCAATGCAACTGGGATATATGTAAAGCCTTCTAACGCAGATAAATATAATAAAAAACCGCTAGTCATAATGGCCCACATACTAAGGCTAACAGGCACAGCCCACTGCCTAATTATTCCACCTCGTGTAGAGGCAACTCTTATTTCTTGAAAGCCAACTTCTTTAACGGTTGAGTCATTAGGTAATGGCGTTATTTGATGATTTTTCAATAGCCCTTTGGCAGTAAACTTATGCCTTTTATGCTGCACGACCATCGCCAAATCAGTATCAAAATATCGCCCAATAAATAGCGCAACGTCCAGCATGGATGAAAAGCTTCTCATCGAAAGATTCCATTCTGGGTAGCTGTAGAATTTAAGACTGTAATGATACTGAGCCCGCTCATTACTATCAAAAAACGCCTCTACCTCACCGCTGGTGAAACCTGACATTTCCAGTAAAGATAAACTGCGGTTAGTTATAACTTCTTTATTGGTGGTTATACCAAACCACGACTTAGTTTTTACGACCTCTTTATTCACAGCATCAATGACTAACCGATTAACTTTAAATACGGGGAAGAAAAAACAACAACCGACAAGGGCGATAATAAGTGGCATGAGTAGCTCGCCAGTATCTTGATAGCCAAACCAACCTAAATAAATAAGCCCTGAACCCAACGCCGCCAATACATTACCAAAAATGAAATCGATAAAGCCACCAGTATCTTGTAGCACAATACGGTCGTCAGTCTGCTTACAAATTTTATAACTCATAAATTCCTTTAATTCCTTTAATTCCTTTAATTCCTTTAATTCCTTTAATTCCTTTTGGAAATTTAAAATAAAGCCCTATTAATGAATAGGGCTTTGTTTTACTTAATTAAGGTTTTTGAGCAAGGTACCAGCGATTATCTTCAAACAGCTCAAAACCACACGAACTTCTTCTTACCTTTTCCATTTTCCCAGCTTTATATCTTATTTTTATGCGCTTTATATTATTACCTTTGTACATTTTTTCTGTAATTTTTTCATCCATCTCAAATACGTCGTATTCATATAATGGCTCGCTACCAAACCGTTTTAAATGCCCTTCATACCACTTTTTCTCTAACTTTTCTTCTCTACTACTTAATGACTTAGGCAGCAGGTGAAAAAATAATTCTGGGTCATTCTTTAAAAAACTATTCACCATATAATCTTGGCAAACTGCTTTTAAATTTTCGTCAGAGCCATCTTCAATTCCTGCAAAGCGCTCTAGGGCACTTGCTGAAAAACTCAAGCCTAGGCTTAACATCAAGCTCAAAAGCACACATCTTATTTTCATTACTATTCCTTTAGTTTTATCTTTAAAAATCCAATTATTTATATCGAGAAACTGAGGTTTATTAGTTGTTTTTCTGCGCCCTTCTGCGCTCCACATCTGCTTTAGTCATCCCCATAGCATCTGTCATGTAGCACATTTTAACCATCTGAAACATTTGCACTAACGAGCTGATTCGCCCCGCATGCATTTGCACGTTTAACATCGCCATAGTCGCGCCCATTTCATCATTATCGCCAACGGATGCAGCAACAGTACTCAAGGCTGAATTTGCCTCGG from the Shewanella japonica genome contains:
- a CDS encoding lipase family protein, translated to MPILSPKLAAELSQATYSLIDMQSEFGGRTKFGNAYINNHYDFQAKGIGKTGGFVMNRHSGFAAMGVGKGQYQGDAVIAIRGTQFNSIADWSTNAQIGLTSSEGGQIVHAGFNNAFNSLRPQFKTFLDQWRTANPGKAVHCVGHSLGGALASLTADWAALSNYSSNVNLYTFGAPRVGQQSFANKNTNRLNKIHRCTHGADLVPKVPLWPFIHAPYKGFEYRLDNSQGLKISAHGMDPDEGAVPGYLVSADTESWAHLSTKANEYLQPVKLKYENRNQASYSDYWSDRLSAALITILKETGYYAAVAAQATISAGLTFYDLVAKTLEKIASAASAAAEEVRGLLGHMLAFAGSVVTVVTDLTYATIRMIFDKMLKRLYEGVRQAIKLVYK
- a CDS encoding DUF6795 domain-containing protein, with product MKKFTVFAALVSCLLMLVVSSHSEGTVLGIFKKAVDVEVFPAVSGKITLNGKPVEGLKLRRGYLYINVMEDGVYDYTTTGSNGEFSFPEIVIQSTHPNGLFSTNIISQIIRVEDDRYEEYQDPYIWATKSRGIKHSPYFQERLASLNCELTEEEMVHHVINDSYEQGVVRYEIDSICRWPELEKIEVEKRKIHGKY
- a CDS encoding alpha/beta hydrolase, with the protein product MAFKLNKNNGSTSFIKVTTPLLVTVVLSFLSYSAAAVNIESKTGAAPEFSQKSLPAVSQGTLQRFDEKHIEFTLIKPRPIDVWLPEDYPAKAPYAVVYMHDGKVLFDATQSWNGTAWEVDETAANLNKNKDIKPFIVVGIHNAEQSRHSEYFPQKPFESLSEDTQTSLYQTQRNETEKLLAQAVYSDKYAEFIVTELKPYIDTHFKVATDKQNTFIMGSSMGGLISWYTALEYPNIFGGAACLSTHWPGSFATENNPIPQVFNQYLAKQIATKPQVKLYFDYGDQTLDAMYPPLQADVDKLFEAAEYDKELWQSHFFKGKAHTEDDWAERLAIPMTFLLNK